The DNA region aattcgacgaggaagaagaaaaaaatggaaaataaaagtaaacttgcgctctaagctacttaaattgacaacaaagtaggcctatatgctatattctacatgaatttttatgttgtagagttgtgaatttattttaataatggagaaattgagcagccttgctttgttgtctacagtagtagatcaaccctcatcttactttgaagctcccagctcccagaagtgtcgtcaacgaagctttagcagcagaaaagctatcaggcttgtgttgatgataataataaactcctggactatgtacaaacttccaaatgcatcgttttgtgagtacagaccatatttgtacaactgtagaagtttggtgtcatgacatgtgattttagtgtggtaattttggagatgctgccagggtccgttagcgcttgtgctaagctattcgggataactcagtaactcagctgatgttcagccaatatcggcaaaacttcgggtgggctacttggctggatgtcacggttcaaatgaccctagggtgaatctactccgaaacactttctaaggctgcattgaacggtaacgttgtgtccgctgtcatgttggattaacgctctacaagcttcggtgtagcgcatagacgtcgtcatcgtcttgctgcccccccccccgttctgtgattggttcccaaactctagcaaaaataagggcggtggtttccaggctgactttgcagtgagaatgaaatcgagcgcaaagcagcatgggaattcccaggctagttgagtttaagaacatcgagtaaatgtgtgtcatgcgaaaagatcacaaaaaattcatcactgtcctaaattaaatttattataatattttcagaacatttaagtcccatgaacaaatgcttataaaatcaagtaaatatattaaaaaaaataaaatactgttcctttagagcaaaaagaaaaattcacaaatatttaagacccatgcaatctgaatttaagacaatttaatactttttaaggtcttgttttcaggaaaattgatttacgactttttatgactttttaaggacccgcGGCCACCCTGTCAAAGTGTTGGAAAAGATTTTTACTAGCACTGGATCGAGTGCCTTATACAATTCTGCCAGCTTCAGCACAGTCTTTAAACAGTCTTTTTGTTATTGACGGTGGTTGTTTTGGGTGGTTGTTTTTTGGACTGTCAGTGGGCGGTGTCCGTCGTCTGATTTCAGAGTCCTGGTTCATTAAAGATGTTATGATCCTTAAGATAAAAACAAGAGATAATTCTCACTGTCAGTATTATACACACTTCGAGGACTAAATTACTCCAGTTATGAAAAGTTCTTACTCATTGATTGGCTTCTGGGGCGTTTTGTTCCCCTTATGCTCCCTGAGAGAGCAAGAATTTTAAGGAGTTATGGTCAGTGCTACACGAGCATTTATCAGCTGTGTACGGCTTTTGTGTTCTTCGAGGCAAAGTCAATAAAACCGCTCAAATATTAAGGGCATCGCACAAACATTACAATGACTCGTGTAATGAGTAGAAAGGCAAAGTTATCTCTTGCTCTTCAGTTTCAGCAGCACGAAGAggagtgcagcagcagcaacacaacaGGCCAGCACACAGCACACCACAGGGACAATGAGCCAAGCGGAATCTAAGAGAAAACGGAGGAAATTATGACAAGGCTCAGGGATTGACAAATGCAAACACAActcatcaaaacacaggaagatGAACTTACTAAATTTGCTGTCAACTAAAACATGAGAATCACAGAGTGACCACAGATCTCTGAATCTGAGGCTCTGACAGAGGTTCTCACCCTGAAGAGACGTCCGTTTGAGCTCAGGAATCATCACAAACGCCTCTTTCTGAGGACCAGAGAGCGCTCGCGCGGCACATCCAACCTGAGCGCTGTCGTCATGGAAACCTGACAGCACAGCTGTAGTGTTGACAGTGACTGTACCGTCGGTGTTGTTCACACTGACGGTGTTGTAGTGCGAGAAGTTGAGGTGTTGTAGTGAGACAGTCAGAGTTACAGTGGGAGCAGGTCGACCTGTGGCCGAACACGACACGACTGACTCTTCAGGAGAGTCCGACGCTCTGACATGAAGGAGCGGTTGGTGCAGCTCTGTGGAGACAATGGTCATCATTAACACGTTGatacaaaaacactttttttcccattttaacaGTGTCTGTAGAAGGAATGGATCATTTGCTACTGgttaaacaagttcaaactataaTGCTGTCAGGTTCTTACCGAAGACTTGGAGGCAGGTTGCAGCTGTCAGAGCTCCATCAGGAAAGGTATTGAACATGCAGAGATAACAGCTTTCATCTTCTTCTGTTACATTCCTGATTATGATGGAGTTGTTCTGCAGTTCAGCAtctttaaatttaattttatctGTGAAGCCGGGATTCACTGTTTGACCAACATACTTGCTGTAGGAAGCAATATTCTTGTTTTCTTTGGGTAAGATTTTCTGCCACGTGACTTGATGGACCTCCTTAGATTCTCTGAGCTGACAGCTGAGAT from Odontesthes bonariensis isolate fOdoBon6 chromosome 11, fOdoBon6.hap1, whole genome shotgun sequence includes:
- the LOC142391386 gene encoding OX-2 membrane glycoprotein-like; this encodes MLHGVIIFCFLAFGLFLKGVTAVVQTQETVMAEVGGEAHLSCQLRESKEVHQVTWQKILPKENKNIASYSKYVGQTVNPGFTDKIKFKDAELQNNSIIIRNVTEEDESCYLCMFNTFPDGALTAATCLQVFELHQPLLHVRASDSPEESVVSCSATGRPAPTVTLTVSLQHLNFSHYNTVSVNNTDGTVTVNTTAVLSGFHDDSAQVGCAARALSGPQKEAFVMIPELKRTSLQDSAWLIVPVVCCVLACCVAAAALLFVLLKLKSKR